AAATCTACTAAACAACTTACATTGGAATATATGACCTATTAAAAATACAAGCATCATTTTATTCTTAAAGTTAATAATCTGAAAATTGACAAAATCCGAAGGGAAAAGTGAAAATCTCTGTTGTTTTGTTGCCAGATTATGACACACTTCATAGGCCAATGACGATATACTTTTCCGTAACGGAATGATAGAGCAAGAAGCAAATCGATTACTACGTGCTTCAACAGTGGTTACTAACCATTGCTCGGCGCCAGGTTGTATTTTTACCAGCCAAAGTAGTTTGCGCGGTTTGTCAGATTGAGCCGGCAATAGGCCGTTTGTATGCTTGATCCTTTAAAGCAGAAGGGATGGTGGGTTCTGAATAGGACTCTCTCGCAGCACTTTCAGCGGTCGAACAAGGCGCATGCGAAATTCTGTACAGGGGGATGAGAGGTGAAGGTCTATCTGGATGTCATCTGGGCATTGAATTTATTATTTGATACGTTTCTTCTCTACTTGACTGCCATCATCCTGAAAAGACAGGTTAAACTATGGCGGCTATGTGTGGGAGGGACTATAGGTTCACTGCTCATTATATTAGCAATTACTCCGTTTCATGCTGCAGCGGGGCACCCAGCGGGTAAACTGTTCTTTTCGATATTGATGGTCCTGGCAGCTTTTGGCTATAAAAGATTCCGTTTTTTCTTTAAGGCACTCATGACATTTTATGTAACGACCTTTCTGCTTGGAGGAACTTTGACAGGAGTACATTACTTTATCCAATTTGATATGAACCTGGCCTCGAATGTGGCCATGAACCATATTAAAGGGTTTGGCGATCCGATCAGCTGGCTGTTTGTATTACTTGGATTTCCGCTCGCCTGGCATTTTTCAAAGAGGAATATTGAACAATTCGAAATGACCAAGATTCAATATGAATCACTGGCTGAAGTGGAAGTGAAGTTCATGGAGATGGAGTTCAACATTAAAGGATTG
This window of the Mesobacillus jeotgali genome carries:
- the spoIIGA gene encoding sigma-E processing peptidase SpoIIGA; this translates as MKVYLDVIWALNLLFDTFLLYLTAIILKRQVKLWRLCVGGTIGSLLIILAITPFHAAAGHPAGKLFFSILMVLAAFGYKRFRFFFKALMTFYVTTFLLGGTLTGVHYFIQFDMNLASNVAMNHIKGFGDPISWLFVLLGFPLAWHFSKRNIEQFEMTKIQYESLAEVEVKFMEMEFNIKGLIDSGNQLYDPISKMPVMILSIANCSDSMPSDLIRVAENPDCVLSGDVNFSQQLENRMRIIPCKVVGQEHQLIIAFNPDKIKITTDEGTYIAEKGLISFTAQELSADGSFQCIIHPKMMAGMAKQEPTVKVS